CCATCCCTGCCGGCAGGGCGACACGCACGTGTGCCGCAGCCTCAAGCTTTACGGGATCGACGTCGCAGGATCGTTGGCACAATTCGTTGCCCTGCCAGCCGAGACCCTGATTCCCATCAGCTCAGCTGTTCCGGTCCAGGAAGCAGCGTTGGCCGAGCCGCTGGCCGTGGCAGTTCATGCCGTCTCGCGTTCGGGGCTGCGTGGCGGCGAGCGCGTGGTGGTCTTCGGGGCCGGGCCCATCGGCATCCTCACAGCTCTTGTTGCCCGGCATGAAGGTGCCAGCAGCGTGCTGATTTCCGAGCCCTCCGCAGCTCGCCGCAAGGTAGCCGAGGAGCTTGGCTTCGACACCGTCCCTTCCGGTGCGGACCCCATCGAGGCCATCCTGGCAGCAACTGGCGGGGATGGTGCGGACATCGTTTTCGATTCGGCTGCCCACCCCTCGGTTGCAGCACTCCTGCCGAAGGCTGTCCGTGTTCTGGGCACCATCGTCCTGGTTGGCGTCTACAAGAAGCCTGTTGAGGTGGATCTGCAGGCCCTCACCTTCGCGGAAAACACAGTGGTGGGCGTCCGCGTCTACACCCGGGCCGACGTCGAACGCGCCGTCACGCTCATCGAGGGCGGCGACCTCGGGCTGGGGCGCATTCCCGTGGAGGTCTTCCCGCTCGAAGAAACCCCGGCCGCGTTCAGCAAGGCCATGACCGCTGGAGCCGTTCTCAAAGTATTCGTGGGCCCAGCTACGGCTGCTGGCCCCGGCAAGGAAGAAGCATGACTGACATCGCACCGGCGCTGCGCGCGCCTTTTGACCTGACAGGCTCGACGGCGGCCATCACCGGAGCGTCCCGCGGTATCGGCTTGGGCATTGCCTTGGGCCTGATCCGGGCGGGCGCGAACGTTGTTGCGTTGCAGCGTGGACCGCTCGCCCCTGAACTGGCCCATGCCGCCGCGGAGGCCGGTGTCACTGCCGAGAGTCTGCACATCGATCTGTCCAGTCAGGATTCCGTTGCGCGGGCCATCGAATCCACGTTGGCAAAACACAGGATCGACATCCTTGTGAACAATGCCGGCACGCAGATCCGCCATGACTCCGTAGAGTTCCCGCTGGAGGACTTTGACGCGGTGATGAACATCAACACCCGGGCAGTGTTCCAGCTTTGCCAGGGTTTCGGTAAGGCCATGGTTGAGCGCGGACACGGCAAAATCATCAACCTGGCATCCCTCCTGACCTTCCAGGGCGGATTGCGGGTTCCGGCATACGCAGCTTCCAAGGGAGCCGTGGCCCAACTGACCAAGGCCCTCTGCAATGAGTGGGCTCCGCAAGGAGTCAACGTAAACGCCGTCGCACCTGGCTACATCGCCACGGATATGAACCAGGCGTTGCTGGCCGATACGGTGCGGAACGAGCAGATATCCAGCCGGATCCCCGCCGCCCGCTGGGGTTCAGG
This genomic stretch from Micrococcaceae bacterium Sec5.1 harbors:
- a CDS encoding alcohol dehydrogenase catalytic domain-containing protein gives rise to the protein MSVETAARTTSQTMGAAVWTGPETVEYRTVSLPEVPEGWALIRSELTGICGTDFSILHGSHPRAEAPVVMGHEITGIVETAAPGGPAAGTRVIVEPLIHCGDCHPCRQGDTHVCRSLKLYGIDVAGSLAQFVALPAETLIPISSAVPVQEAALAEPLAVAVHAVSRSGLRGGERVVVFGAGPIGILTALVARHEGASSVLISEPSAARRKVAEELGFDTVPSGADPIEAILAATGGDGADIVFDSAAHPSVAALLPKAVRVLGTIVLVGVYKKPVEVDLQALTFAENTVVGVRVYTRADVERAVTLIEGGDLGLGRIPVEVFPLEETPAAFSKAMTAGAVLKVFVGPATAAGPGKEEA
- a CDS encoding SDR family oxidoreductase, producing MTDIAPALRAPFDLTGSTAAITGASRGIGLGIALGLIRAGANVVALQRGPLAPELAHAAAEAGVTAESLHIDLSSQDSVARAIESTLAKHRIDILVNNAGTQIRHDSVEFPLEDFDAVMNINTRAVFQLCQGFGKAMVERGHGKIINLASLLTFQGGLRVPAYAASKGAVAQLTKALCNEWAPQGVNVNAVAPGYIATDMNQALLADTVRNEQISSRIPAARWGSGDDLAGAVVFLASPAADYVHGVVLPVDGGWLAR